In the Pontibacillus sp. HMF3514 genome, AAAGTATAGAAACAAACTATCCTAAAAACGGTATTTGGGTGCAGATACCAAAAGGAACAGACGAAATCACATTTAATGTTAAAGCTGAAAACACACAAACTGTTTTATTTTGGTTAATCTCAACAGGTACTCAAACATGGACTGAAAGAATATTAATCGGATATGATATTAAAGAAAATGATACTGATAACATTTTCACTTTAAACTGGAAAATCAATAAAGATTCACTTCATGACCATTTGCATGTTCAGGGTTTGGGTGAAAACCCACTTAATTTTAATAAGATTATCCATTTGTATAAGAACCAGTAATTCTGATCATTAAGTAAGAGCGCAAATGTCCAGTTAAGAACCTGCTCTATTATTCGATCATGACATAATAAAAAGGACTTTCCTTATTCAGGAAAGCGCCCGATTGTTGAAGATTTGAAGTTGAGATATCTAGGAATAATCTTTAACTATTGCTTGTTATTTGAATAAGACATTCTTAATATCGATAAATCGCTATCTTGTAAGTATTTTTGAGTATTACTTTCAATATCCATAATAAAATTCACCCAAAACTCATCCGATAAACTGTTTTCACCGTAATGTTCTCGAAACTGCTGTGTGTTAAAGATTAAATTATCTTGTTTTTTCGTTACACCAAATACATTGTCCTTAACCGAACTTACCCATAATGAATTTAATTCTTTCAACTTAATCACTTTTTGTTTTATATCAGTGTTAAGTTTGATTGATACCTCACCAAAGTTACTACTATCAATGCTTTCCTCTCTAATCATTTCACCAAAAAAAGCACTTATATCTTGAGCAGCTCCAGCGGTTTTGTTTTGTGTAGATCTGTGGTTTATAAGTTCAAACCTTTTAGCTAGACCATTATTCTTTTGATAAAGCACCATCACATTACCACTATTTTTCGTGAGAAAGTAAGCGTCTCCTTTAGTTATGACTTCTATATCTAATATTTTTCTATATATTTTTTGGCTATCAACAATTGCATTTACTAGTTCTTGCATATCAGTTGTAACACTTACTGATATATATTCTTCAAAAGTGCAATTACTTACTAAAGAATTATAAGGTGGACCCTTTCGTCAAGACACGGAATTTGAATTTTTAAGGTGGGGTAATACTTCTATGACACGAACCTAGGAGAGTTCTGGGGTTTATTGTATTATTCCACCTTTGATGATTCATGTCTATCATAGATTCTTACGAGAGGAGGACTCTCCTAAGATTGGCTAAAAACAGTGGCAGGGGGTTGATAGCCTAAAGATTGGTGAGGGCGTTCTTGGTTGTAAAAATGTAAAAAACTATTAATCTCATTGCGGGCTTCTCTCGGGCTCGTATAATCTTTTAAATAGACTTCTTCATACTTGACTGTTCGCCAGAGTCGCTCAGTAATAATATTATCAAGGGCTCGCCCTTTCCCATCCATACTGATTTTAATATCGTTTTCCTTAAGTAAATCTGTATATTGCGGGCTCGTAAAATGGCTTCCCTGATCGCTGTTTAAAATAATCGGTTGATGATTAGATAGCGCCCTATTAACAGTTTCTAATACAAAGTCCATTTCAAGTGTTTGATCCAGTTCCCAACTGATTACATACCGAGAATACCAGTCTATGATTGCGACTAAATACATCCAGTTTTTCTCTAATCGAATATAGGTAATATCAATCCCCCAAACGTGATTGGGGTGCGTGATGGCCAGACCTCTGAGTAAATAAGGATAAATGCGATGCTGCTGATTCCTTTTACTGAGGTTTGGACCAGGTGAAATACCAGCGATACCCATTTCTCGCATATGACCTTGCACAGTTTTTCGATTAACGAAAATCTTTTCGTTTTTAAGAAACTCCTTGATTCGCCTGGATCCAAAAAACGGATATTTAGTGT is a window encoding:
- a CDS encoding IS3 family transposase (programmed frameshift), whose product is MGRRKRYTSEFKSKIVLEILKEEKSISEISSEHGIHVNQLRQWRKAALEQMPQIFETNNKKVDQMKEEYENQIENLYAEVGRLTTQLSWLKKKNLALKTRAERVSMIDWEGSDLSIKAQAELLSLNRTSLYYKPVEPSPEELMIKHKIDEIYTKYPFFGSRRIKEFLKNEKIFVNRKTVQGHMREMGIAGISPGPNLSKRNQQHRIYPYLLRGLAITHPNHVWGIDITYIRLEKNWMYLVAIIDWYSRYVISWELDQTLEMDFVLETVNRALSNHQPIILNSDQGSHFTSPQYTDLLKENDIKISMDGKGRALDNIITERLWRTVKYEEVYLKDYTSPREARNEINSFLHFYNQERPHQSLGYQPPATVFSQS